A portion of the Stigmatella aurantiaca DW4/3-1 genome contains these proteins:
- the lnt gene encoding apolipoprotein N-acyltransferase yields MSTGLSLGRRAGEIFLGSVAASLLVLLYGRVEAAWVWVGFVALVPWLAVLHRLRTAWQALAAGWVLSTVFTGIVFGWFADALREYAQSSGGWAYWLVLLLCAPVLQPQFITAALARHLARRAAPEGAFLRVGLTAALVYVGTEWAWPKLFADTLGHGLHGSVWLRQGADIAGAHGLTGVLFLVNECVLAAVRAFAAQGWKWPGSKPLRAPVGVAVALIGTLAAYGALRYRQVLEHVGTGPGLTVGVVQANITNYGQLAAKMGTFDALRMILDTHYALSDELMKDTRPDLLVWPETVYPTTFGSPKSEEGEEFDRELITFVGERQMPLIFGAYELAQEREFNAAMFLGPVGREEEKRLEFASYRKTLLFPLTEWIPEAVDTPWLRGLLPWLGTWKRGPGPQSLDFPLRGGRVLKVAPLICYEAIFPGYVAQAVSQGAELIVTLSNDSWFGTSAGPRLHLTLAAFRSIETRLPQVRATNSGISALITPTGDITREALVGQRAGVLMTVPPTQPMGTLMVAWGDWFGPTALVLGVALLLAQGLHARRRRPAGAPSASGQ; encoded by the coding sequence ATGAGCACAGGGCTGTCCCTGGGGCGCCGGGCGGGGGAGATCTTCCTCGGGTCCGTGGCGGCCTCGTTGCTGGTCTTGCTGTATGGGCGGGTGGAGGCGGCCTGGGTGTGGGTGGGCTTCGTGGCGCTGGTGCCCTGGCTGGCCGTGCTGCACCGGCTTCGCACGGCGTGGCAGGCCCTGGCCGCTGGATGGGTGCTCAGCACCGTCTTCACCGGGATCGTCTTCGGGTGGTTCGCGGACGCTCTGCGCGAGTACGCCCAGTCCTCCGGCGGGTGGGCCTACTGGCTCGTGTTGCTGCTGTGCGCGCCGGTGCTTCAGCCCCAGTTCATCACCGCGGCGCTGGCACGGCACCTGGCGCGGCGGGCTGCGCCCGAGGGCGCCTTCCTCCGGGTGGGGCTGACGGCGGCACTGGTCTACGTGGGCACGGAATGGGCATGGCCCAAGCTCTTCGCGGACACGCTGGGACACGGCCTGCATGGCTCCGTCTGGTTGAGGCAGGGCGCGGACATCGCTGGGGCGCATGGGCTGACGGGGGTGCTCTTCCTCGTCAATGAATGCGTGCTCGCGGCGGTGCGGGCTTTCGCGGCCCAGGGCTGGAAGTGGCCCGGCAGCAAGCCGCTGCGCGCCCCGGTGGGGGTGGCCGTGGCCCTGATCGGGACGCTCGCCGCCTATGGCGCGCTCCGGTACCGGCAGGTGCTCGAACACGTGGGGACAGGTCCGGGTCTGACCGTGGGCGTGGTGCAGGCGAACATCACCAATTACGGCCAGCTCGCGGCGAAGATGGGGACGTTCGATGCACTCCGGATGATCCTGGATACGCACTATGCGCTGTCCGATGAGCTGATGAAGGACACCCGGCCCGATCTGCTCGTCTGGCCGGAGACGGTGTATCCAACGACGTTCGGCTCTCCGAAAAGCGAAGAGGGCGAGGAGTTCGATCGCGAGCTCATCACCTTCGTGGGCGAGCGTCAGATGCCGCTCATCTTCGGCGCTTACGAGTTGGCGCAGGAGCGTGAGTTCAATGCCGCGATGTTCCTGGGCCCCGTGGGACGGGAGGAGGAGAAGCGGCTGGAGTTCGCCTCCTACCGCAAGACGCTCTTGTTCCCGCTGACGGAGTGGATCCCCGAGGCGGTGGACACGCCCTGGCTCCGAGGCCTCTTGCCCTGGCTGGGCACGTGGAAGCGGGGACCGGGTCCGCAATCGCTGGACTTCCCGCTGCGCGGGGGGCGGGTGCTCAAGGTGGCGCCGCTCATCTGCTACGAGGCCATCTTCCCTGGCTATGTGGCGCAGGCGGTGAGCCAAGGCGCGGAACTCATCGTGACGCTCTCGAACGACTCGTGGTTTGGAACCTCCGCCGGGCCGAGGCTGCACCTGACGTTGGCGGCGTTCCGGAGCATCGAGACGCGGTTGCCCCAGGTCCGGGCGACGAACTCAGGCATCTCCGCGCTCATCACCCCCACGGGCGACATCACCCGCGAGGCCCTGGTGGGCCAGCGCGCCGGCGTGCTGATGACGGTGCCGCCCACCCAGCCCATGGGCACGCTGATGGTGGCCTGGGGGGACTGGTTCGGGCCCACGGCCCTGGTGCTGGGCGTGGCGCTGCTGCTGGCTCAGGGGCTCCACGCCCGGCGCAGGCGCCCGGCCGGAGCCCCATCGGCCTCAGGCCAGTAG
- a CDS encoding SGNH/GDSL hydrolase family protein, which yields MFLRLNVRDASLACVFAASVVSGSAFASTINQNTSWTITRSGASSTYRVVAYGDSIFAGYNGGLFSVARRASPYTSGEYLAHKWNANVEVVRRTKSGAKADDIYNNKIIGDRSYMQDAKTRVVMFEMCGNDYLQARSAFAEQTGTCNYSGLDTALANCTTYMEKGMQAINQYATSAKSKIIMNIYYPGYDADNVQNGCTDASTGKKENRQEKFIPYLAKSNWRACNLAEKYGFKCADAFAEMMGSDYDSNGDGLNDVDALRYKSGESEAAYVTRISSTLRSTLRDANTHYASSSASFDYIQSDNTHPTYHTSSTISVSIFTGSGSGSGASDFADSAISNGKQSEWNKTGHEKSGWSISTYNPVAP from the coding sequence ATGTTTCTTCGTCTCAACGTGCGTGATGCGTCCCTGGCCTGTGTCTTCGCGGCCAGCGTGGTGAGCGGCTCCGCGTTCGCGAGCACCATCAATCAGAACACCTCGTGGACCATCACGCGCAGCGGCGCCTCCAGCACCTACCGGGTGGTGGCCTACGGCGACTCCATCTTCGCTGGCTACAACGGGGGTCTGTTCAGCGTGGCCCGCCGCGCCTCGCCCTACACCAGTGGCGAGTACCTGGCGCACAAGTGGAACGCCAACGTGGAAGTCGTTCGCCGCACCAAATCCGGCGCCAAGGCCGACGACATCTATAACAACAAGATCATCGGGGACCGCTCCTACATGCAGGATGCGAAGACCCGCGTCGTGATGTTCGAGATGTGCGGCAATGACTACTTGCAGGCCCGCAGCGCGTTCGCGGAGCAGACGGGGACGTGTAACTACAGCGGTCTGGACACGGCGTTGGCCAACTGCACCACGTACATGGAGAAGGGCATGCAGGCCATCAACCAGTATGCCACCTCCGCCAAGTCCAAGATCATCATGAACATCTACTACCCGGGCTATGACGCGGACAATGTACAGAACGGGTGCACGGACGCCTCGACCGGGAAGAAGGAGAACCGGCAAGAGAAGTTCATCCCGTACCTGGCCAAGAGCAACTGGCGCGCTTGTAACCTGGCGGAGAAGTACGGCTTCAAGTGCGCCGATGCGTTCGCCGAGATGATGGGCTCGGACTACGACTCCAACGGTGACGGCCTGAACGACGTGGACGCCCTGCGCTACAAGAGCGGTGAGTCCGAGGCCGCTTACGTCACCCGCATCTCCAGCACGCTGCGCTCGACGCTCCGCGACGCCAACACCCACTACGCCAGCAGCAGCGCCAGCTTCGACTACATCCAGTCGGACAACACCCACCCCACCTACCACACCTCCTCCACCATCAGCGTGAGCATCTTCACGGGGAGCGGCTCGGGCTCGGGGGCCTCGGACTTCGCCGACAGCGCCATCTCCAATGGCAAGCAGTCCGAGTGGAACAAGACGGGCCACGAGAAGTCCGGCTGGTCGATCTCCACCTACAACCCGGTGGCCCCGTAG
- a CDS encoding SGNH/GDSL hydrolase family protein, with protein sequence MSLRLNVRDVSLACAFAASVVSGSAFASTINQNTSWTITRSGASSTYRVVAYGDSIFAGYNGSLFSVARRASPYTSSEYLAHKWNANVEVVRRTKSGAKADDIYNNKIISERSYMQDAKTRVVMFEMCGNDYLQARSAFAEQTGTCSYSGLDTALANCTTYMEKGMQAVNQYATSAKSKIIMNIYYPGYAADNVLNGCTDASTGKKENRQDKFIPYLAKSNWRACNLAEKYGFKCADAFAEMMGSDYDSNGDGLNDVDALRYKSGESEAAYVTRISSTLRSTLRDANTHYANSSTSFDYIQSDNTHPTYFKSTISTGSGSGASDFADSAISNGKQSEWNKWGHEKSGWSISTYNPATP encoded by the coding sequence ATGTCCCTTCGTCTCAACGTGCGTGATGTGTCCTTGGCGTGCGCGTTCGCGGCCAGTGTGGTGAGCGGTTCCGCGTTCGCGAGCACCATCAATCAGAACACCTCGTGGACCATCACGCGCAGCGGCGCCTCCAGCACCTACCGGGTGGTGGCCTACGGCGACTCCATCTTCGCTGGCTACAACGGGAGCCTGTTCAGCGTGGCCCGCCGCGCCTCGCCCTACACCAGCAGCGAGTACCTGGCGCACAAGTGGAACGCCAACGTGGAAGTCGTTCGCCGCACCAAGTCCGGCGCCAAGGCCGACGACATCTACAACAACAAGATCATCTCCGAGCGTTCGTACATGCAGGACGCGAAGACCCGCGTCGTGATGTTCGAGATGTGCGGCAATGACTACTTGCAGGCCCGCAGCGCGTTCGCGGAGCAGACGGGGACGTGCAGCTACAGCGGTCTGGACACGGCGCTGGCCAACTGCACCACGTACATGGAGAAGGGCATGCAGGCCGTCAACCAGTACGCCACCTCCGCCAAGTCCAAGATCATCATGAACATCTACTACCCGGGCTACGCCGCGGACAACGTGCTGAACGGGTGCACGGACGCCTCGACCGGGAAGAAGGAGAACCGCCAGGACAAGTTCATTCCGTACCTGGCCAAGAGCAACTGGCGCGCCTGCAACCTGGCGGAGAAGTACGGCTTCAAGTGCGCCGATGCGTTCGCCGAGATGATGGGCTCGGACTACGACTCCAACGGTGACGGCCTGAACGACGTGGACGCCCTGCGCTACAAGAGCGGTGAGTCCGAGGCCGCTTACGTCACCCGCATCTCCAGCACGCTGCGCTCGACGCTCCGCGACGCCAACACCCACTACGCCAACAGCAGCACCAGCTTCGACTACATCCAGTCGGACAACACCCACCCCACCTACTTCAAGTCCACCATCAGCACGGGCTCGGGTTCGGGGGCCTCGGACTTCGCCGACAGCGCCATCTCCAATGGCAAGCAGTCCGAGTGGAACAAGTGGGGCCACGAGAAGTCCGGCTGGTCGATCTCCACTTACAACCCGGCGACCCCGTAG